The window GAAACCTGCGCGAAAGAAGTCAGAACATCAAGCCTTGCAATGGCATTGGCCGTTGTCTGCACACGGGCAAGCTGCGCGGCCACACCGCTTCTGACAACATCAAAAAGATGGAATTCAAGCTGCACCGACTTGTCGTGCGCACCGAGGATCTTTCCTTCGAGTTCTTTCAGCTCGGGCGTGATAAAGCGTTCGCAGTTCGTCAGCGTTTGTTTCCTTATGTATTCCGGCGGTGCCTGATCTTTATAGGAATTGGTGATTTCAATATAATAACCGAATACTCTGTTATACCCGACTTTCAATTTGGAAATTCCCGTTTTTTTCCGTTCCTGCGCTTCAATTTGAGCGATGATTCCTCTGCCGTCACTCATATCCCCCTTCAGAAGATCAAGTTCCTCATTATAGCCCGGCAAAATGATGCCGCCTTCCCGGATGGAAAACGGAGGTTCCTCAACAATGGCATGGTCTATCAGTTGAAAAATATCATCCAGCAGGTCAATATTCTGATAGATGTCTGTAAGGAGATTTGACTTTACATCTTTCAGCAGGGTTTTTAGGGCGGGAAGCCTCATAATCGCGGACGACAGTGAACGCAGTTCTCTGCCGTTGGCGGAACCGTACACAATACGGGACATCAATCGCTCCAAGTCATGAATGCCACTCAGCTGTTCGGCAATTCCATCGCGCAGGATGGCGTCCTGTGACAGTTCCTCCGCAGCGTTCAAGCGGCGGTTGATTTGTACCAGACTTAAAAGCGGCTGTTCAATCCAGCTGCGAATCAGGCGTTTACCCATCGCCGTGCGCGTTTTGTCGAGCACCCACAAAAGCGAACCGCGCTTTTCCTTGTTGCGCATGGTTTCGAGCAATTCAAGGTTGCGCCGCGCGTTGAGATCCAGATGCATAAACTGTGCGCCGGTGTAAAGGTCTATGCCATTAATGCGCTCAATGCCCACGCGCTGCGTACGCTTCAAATAAGAAAGAAGGGCACCAATGGATTGAACAATTTCTGGTTTATCGGAAAGATTCAAGTCTTCAAGAGTTTTAGATAAAAACTGTTTCAAGACCAGTAAAGAACAGGTCTGCGGCTCAAACTCTGCGTTGTCAAGCAGTTCCAAACTCGCGGAAAGTCGTTCCCTGATGAACTTCGGAAGTTCGGACAGTTCCAGTGTGTTTTGATTGACAAGAATCTCCCGCGGTGAATACCGAGATAGTTCGTTTTTTATCTGTTCGACCAAATCTACGCCGTCAAGCGAAGTCGCATGCAGCTCGCCGGTGGAAATATCTGCAAAGCAAACACCCGCATTTGTACCCTCAACGAAAAGCGAACAAATAAAATTGTTGCGCGTTTCGTCAAGCATGCTGCTTTCAAGCACCGTGCCGGGTGTAATTACACGAATAATATCACGTTTTACAAGGCCTTTGGCTAATGCGGGATCCTCCATCTGTTCACAGATGGCAACCTTGTAGCCCTTTGCGACAAGGCGGGCAACATAGCTTTCATAGCTGTGGAAAGGAATGCCGCACATGGGGGCACGCTCTTCCTGCCCGCAATCGCGCCCAGTCAGAGTCAGTTCCAGTTCCTTCGATGCAAGTTTGGCGTCCTCATAAAACATTTCATAAAAATCACCAAGGCGAAAAAACAATATCGTATTGGGGTTCTGTTTTTTGATTTCAAAATACTGCTGCATCATTGGTGAAAGGTTTGCCATAACCTGCGATTCATCTCCAATTCATGACTTTTAGGTAATTAGTGGCAGCCTCCGCAGGAGGAACAGTCACCGG of the uncultured Caproiciproducens sp. genome contains:
- the mutS gene encoding DNA mismatch repair protein MutS is translated as MANLSPMMQQYFEIKKQNPNTILFFRLGDFYEMFYEDAKLASKELELTLTGRDCGQEERAPMCGIPFHSYESYVARLVAKGYKVAICEQMEDPALAKGLVKRDIIRVITPGTVLESSMLDETRNNFICSLFVEGTNAGVCFADISTGELHATSLDGVDLVEQIKNELSRYSPREILVNQNTLELSELPKFIRERLSASLELLDNAEFEPQTCSLLVLKQFLSKTLEDLNLSDKPEIVQSIGALLSYLKRTQRVGIERINGIDLYTGAQFMHLDLNARRNLELLETMRNKEKRGSLLWVLDKTRTAMGKRLIRSWIEQPLLSLVQINRRLNAAEELSQDAILRDGIAEQLSGIHDLERLMSRIVYGSANGRELRSLSSAIMRLPALKTLLKDVKSNLLTDIYQNIDLLDDIFQLIDHAIVEEPPFSIREGGIILPGYNEELDLLKGDMSDGRGIIAQIEAQERKKTGISKLKVGYNRVFGYYIEITNSYKDQAPPEYIRKQTLTNCERFITPELKELEGKILGAHDKSVQLEFHLFDVVRSGVAAQLARVQTTANAIARLDVLTSFAQVSADHHYIRPNVNLDGKIILKESRHPVVEVLLDAPFVPNDVVLDKDENRVAIITGPNMAGKSTYMRQTALIVIMAQIGCFVPASYAEIGITDSIFTRVGASDDLASGQSTFMVEMSEVADIIKNATDKSLLILDEIGRGTSTFDGMSIARAVLEYVANKQLLGAKALFATHYHELTELEELIDGVKNYNIAVKKRGDDITFLRRIVRGGADDSFGIEVAKLAGVPNKIVNRAKQVLAELESGQQVSMPKRRAHKQDFQEDMQLAMTPPNETEIMDRLKKLDVNTLTPIECMNALFELAALAKG